The Candidatus Methylomirabilis tolerans genome includes the window CCTCTTCCCGCTTCACAACCTCCCGGCCACGATAATAGCCACATGCGGGGCAAGCGCGATGCGGCAGCTTCCGCTCATGGCAGTTTGGACACTCAGAGAGAGTAGGCGTCGAGAGGGCGTCATGGGAGCG containing:
- the rpmF gene encoding 50S ribosomal protein L32; translation: MPLPKRRHSNARTRKRRSHDALSTPTLSECPNCHERKLPHRACPACGYYRGREVVKREEV